The genomic stretch TATTTTTACAGGTGGAATTTCTTATATGACTATTAATCATGGAGGTTTTGAGTGGATTTTAACCAAATTAAAATATTTAGCTAGATGTAGAAGAAGTGCTGAATTTACAATTACTTTTTTAATAATTATGGTAACAGGATTTTTATCAAATAGTGGTCTTGCAATTTTAGTTAATGGGACTGTTACTAAGGGAATATCTGAGGCCAATTCTGTTTGCCCTAAACGTTGTGCAGCATTGCTTTCAATTTCTTCTTGTGCTTTAATTGGTGCGTTGCCATATGGAATGCATATGATAAGTGTTATGAATATTGCAAAGGGAGCCATATCTCCACTTGATATTATGCCATTTTTGTTTTATCAGGTTTTTTTAGGTATTATTATTATTTTTTCTATAGCCTTTTTTAAATTGAAAAAAATCAGTTTTTAAATGTAATAGGCACTTTTTTAAAGTGCCTATGTTAAGATGATATTTCTACATATATTCTCATTTGTTCTTCTTTCACTTTTTTAGATATTCTTTTAAATACTTCATGTTTTGAAAAATTTTTTGGAACAAATCTATCATCCAAATATAGCTTCATTTCAGGTTTATTTGTTGCTTCTGATTTTAGTCTTTTAAGAACATTTTTATTTGGAGAATTATATTTTGTTTCTTCAAAGTTAGCATAAGATGCTTCGTTTTCATAAAGAAAATTTATGAATTTATAAGCAAGCTCTTTGTTGGGTGCGTCTGATGGAATTGCAAGGACATCAAACCAAAGATTTGTACTATTAGGTGTGTAAAAATCTAAATTTGGATCTTTAAGCATAGCATCTATGGCTTCTCCGCCCCATGTTAGTTGAATAGATGCTTCACCGTTTAGCATTAGTGATTTTGCAGCAATATCTGAGAAATAGCCTACTACTAAGGAGACTTGGTTTTTTAGTAGTTTTTCAGCTTCTTTTATGATAGGTATGCTGTGCTCATTTAATGAATAACCAAGTTTTTTAAGTGCAACCCCGATATTTTCTTTTGGAGAATCTAACATTGCAATTTCTTTTTTATATTTTTCATTAAATAATATATCAAATTCATTCATATCATTTATATCAATTTTATTTTTATGATAAAGTATTCCTAGTACTCCCCAAAAAATAGGCACGGAATAAAGGTTTCCAGGGTCATATTCTAGGTTTTTTAATTCATCTAGTATATTTTTTTTTACATTTGGTAGTTTTGAATGATCTAAAAGTTCAATTTTGTTTTCATCTTTTAAATCGCCAATAAGATATTCTGATGGAACTATGATGTCATAATAATTTTTTGTGTTATTAAATTTTGCCATCATTTCTTCCGTATTGTTGAAACAGTCATAATTTATTTTTACATTATGTTCTTTTTCAAATTGAGCTAATAAATTTTCATCAATATATTCTGCCCAGTTAAGGATATTCAGAACATTTTGTTTTTTTTGTGAGGAACAAGACACAATAATTAAAATTATTATAAGTATTAAAACTTTTTTCAAAATCAAACTCCTTTTAATTAAATTTCTGTATCTACCGTTAATTTTTTAATTCCTACGCATTTATTGATAATGAATAAAAGACTAAGTATTACGAAAAATAGTATGGAGGAAATGGCATTAATTATGGGTTTGATTCCTCTTTTAGTTAAAGAATTTATTAATATTGATAAATTATTAAATCCTTGCCCTGTTGTAAAAAATGATATTAAAAAATCATCAACTGATAACGTAAATGCAATAAGTCCCCCTGTTGCTATACTTCCAAGTATTTCTGGGAGTATTATGTTTGTAAAAATTTGGGTTTCTGATGCTCCTAAGTCACGAGCTGCATCAATGATATTGTCTGAGAGAGAATATAGCTTGGGTAGAATTATTATTATTATATAAGGTGTTGAAAAGATTATATGTGACATTAACATTGTAGAAAATCCTAGTTGTATTTTAATTAAAGAATAAAATGTCATTAAACTAATTCCTGTTACAATGTCAGGATTAATTATTGGTATTTTATTTATTGATAGGAGTATAGTTTTTATTTTTTTATTTTTTATTTTATAGATACTGTAGGCTCCTAAAATTCCAATTATAATAGAAATGAAAGATGATATTATTGCTACCAGCAAGGTATTATATATAACAATTTTTATTTGTTTTGATGCAAATACTTCTTTGTACCATTTTAAGCTAAATCCTTCAAAAAAAAATCCATTGTCTCCTGCGTTGAAAGAATAAATTATTAAAATTATTATGGGAGCATAAATAAAGCTAAGTGTCAAAAATAAAAAAGTATTTTTAAATATTTTAAGCATGTTAATACCTCATATTTTTTCTGTTTTTTGCATTAATTTAATTATTGTTAAATTAAATATTACTATGACTATCATTAAAATAAATGATATAGCAGATCCTGTATTCCAATCTGGTACAAATAAAAATTGTTTTTCAATTAAATTTCCAAGTAAAATTTGTTTAGAACCTCCTAGAAGATCTGAGATAATGAACACTGTGATTGAAGGAATAAATACCATTATTATTCCTGTAGCAAGATATGATAATGTTAATGGTATTTTGATATAGATTAATATTTGCCACATCCTAGCTCCTAGGTCCCTTGCTGCTTCGATGTATTCATATTTTATTTTTGAGAGCCCTATATATATTGGTAAAATCATAAATGGTAAAAAATTGTATATCATACCAATTATTACAGCTTTTTCATTGTAAAGTAAATCCATGGGTTTAAATCCCATTGCTATAAATAAATTATTGATAATGCCATTTTTTCCAAGTATTCTAATCCAAGCATAACTTCTAAGTAGGGTATTAATCCACATAGGGAGTATTATCATTATAATTAAATTGTTTTGAGTACTTTTTTTTGACATAGATATAAACCATGCTGTAGGATATCCAATTAATATGCAAAAAATTGTTGTAATTAATGCAAAATTTATACTTCTTGAAAAAATTCTTAAGTAACTTGGTTCTAATAATCTTATAAAATTTGCAAATGTAAATTCGTTTCTTTCATTAAGAAACCCTAGAGTTATTATTATGACTAGTGGGAAGATAATGAAGATTAATAAGAAGAGACTATATAATGTTAACATTATTTTATTCATACTTATTATTCCTTACACATTACATGAATGTCATCAGGGCCTAGTGAAATGTCAACTTCTTCACCAACTTTTGTCAATTTTGTACTTTGGACTAACCAATTAGATTTTTGAATTTCTAATGTCATTTCGTAGTGTACACCCTGAAATATTGCGGAAGTGATTACACCACTTAAATGTCCTTGACCTTTTGGTAATATTTTTACATCTTCTGGTCTGATTACAAGGTCAACAGATTCATTATTTTTAAATCCTTTATCAAGACATTGAAAAGTTTTTCCAAACATTTTCACTACAAATTCTTTTTCATAAGTTCCTTCAAAAATATTGCTTTCACCAATGAAGCTGGCTACAAATTTTGTTTTTGGTTCGTTGTAAATCTCTTCAGGTGTTCCAATTTGAAGAATTATTCCTTCATTCATTACTACTATTCTGTCGCTCATTGTTAATGCTTCTTCTTG from Borrelia duttonii Ly encodes the following:
- a CDS encoding ABC transporter substrate-binding protein, with translation MKKVLILIIILIIVSCSSQKKQNVLNILNWAEYIDENLLAQFEKEHNVKINYDCFNNTEEMMAKFNNTKNYYDIIVPSEYLIGDLKDENKIELLDHSKLPNVKKNILDELKNLEYDPGNLYSVPIFWGVLGILYHKNKIDINDMNEFDILFNEKYKKEIAMLDSPKENIGVALKKLGYSLNEHSIPIIKEAEKLLKNQVSLVVGYFSDIAAKSLMLNGEASIQLTWGGEAIDAMLKDPNLDFYTPNSTNLWFDVLAIPSDAPNKELAYKFINFLYENEASYANFEETKYNSPNKNVLKRLKSEATNKPEMKLYLDDRFVPKNFSKHEVFKRISKKVKEEQMRIYVEISS
- a CDS encoding ABC transporter permease, which produces MLKIFKNTFLFLTLSFIYAPIIILIIYSFNAGDNGFFFEGFSLKWYKEVFASKQIKIVIYNTLLVAIISSFISIIIGILGAYSIYKIKNKKIKTILLSINKIPIINPDIVTGISLMTFYSLIKIQLGFSTMLMSHIIFSTPYIIIIILPKLYSLSDNIIDAARDLGASETQIFTNIILPEILGSIATGGLIAFTLSVDDFLISFFTTGQGFNNLSILINSLTKRGIKPIINAISSILFFVILSLLFIINKCVGIKKLTVDTEI
- a CDS encoding ABC transporter permease, whose protein sequence is MNKIMLTLYSLFLLIFIIFPLVIIITLGFLNERNEFTFANFIRLLEPSYLRIFSRSINFALITTIFCILIGYPTAWFISMSKKSTQNNLIIMIILPMWINTLLRSYAWIRILGKNGIINNLFIAMGFKPMDLLYNEKAVIIGMIYNFLPFMILPIYIGLSKIKYEYIEAARDLGARMWQILIYIKIPLTLSYLATGIIMVFIPSITVFIISDLLGGSKQILLGNLIEKQFLFVPDWNTGSAISFILMIVIVIFNLTIIKLMQKTEKI